Within Bdellovibrionales bacterium, the genomic segment CCTAGGTATCAATGGTTTATCCTATGAAAATCAAGACCTTACAAGTATTCTTCGCAGATGTCGCCAATTGACCCCAATCTCTGACCGGACAGAGCAAGAGATGTGGACTGATCTGATCAGAACTTTCCCTCTTGCTTTGATTGTCCTGCTGTGAATATGTTAAGGGCCAATTCAATGCTTATCACCCAACGAAGGGATCGCACCATGTCCTTGCCGTTCATTGACCTCAAGGCCCAATACAATTCACTCAAAGATCAGATTGATGCTCGGATTCAGACAGTCCTCAATCACGGGCAGTATATTATGGGACCCGAAGTCGAAGAATGTGAAAAGGCTCTTCAAAACTTTCTTGGATGCCAATACGCAATCACCTGCGCAAGTGGAACGGACGCAGCCCTGATGTCCATGATGGCCCTCAATATTGGTCCCGGCGATGAAGTGATCACAACGGCATTCTCATTTATCGCGACGATTGAGACCATCGTGCTTGTGGGCGCGACCCCTGTTATGGTCGATATCGATCCCGCGACTTTTAACATGGATGTTCATCAAATCGAATCGGCTATCACAGAAAAAACGAAAGCGATTGTCCCTGTTTCACTTTATGGACAACCAGCCGACATGGATGAAATCAACTCGATCGCAGCAAAGCATCGACTTCACGTCATCGAAGATGCCGCACAGAGTTTTGGAGCTCCCTATAAGAGCAAACGCAGCGGAAACCTCTCTGAAATCGGGATCACAAGTTTTTTCCCTGCCAAACCTCTCGGCTGCTATGGCGACGGCGGAGCCATCTTTACAAACAACAGCGACTGGGCCGAAAAGCTGAAACGGATTCGCAATCACGGCCAGTCACAGCGATATCATCATCCCCTGGTCGGCTTGAATGGACGCCTCGATACCCTGCAGTGCGCTATTCTTTTGCCAAAGATTGAACGCTACCCTTGGGAAATCGAACAGCGTCAACGGATCGCAAAGAATTATTCCGAGGCCTTCTCCCAGATGGAACTCGCCATTCCTTTTGTCCGTGCTGATCGAGAGAGTGTCTGGGCTCAGTACACCTTGCGAGTTCCCCGGCGCGAGCAATTTCAAAAGCGCATGAATGAACTTGGAATTCCAACAGCTGTCCACTACCCTAGCACCATGGCGGACCAACCAGCCTATCAAAAGATTTCAAGGGTACACGATATCAGCGAGGCCCGAAAAGCCTCTCAACAAGTGGTGAGCCTCCCAATCTACCCAGATATGTCACCTCAGATACAGGATAAAATTATTGAATCTGTTCGTCAGAGCCTTTGAGGCTGACTGAAATTCATTAATAAGGCATGAGAAGATAGATAAATAAAATAAAGAAAATCGTGAGACTCGCCAAACTGTATTTGAGAACCTGATTGAATAAATCATTTTGATCCCTGCTCTGTATCTCCCGATCCAGGCGAGCATAAGCAGGATAGGAATTGTTCCAATAATCTATTCCTCGAGAAACCTGGCCGCCTGAGGATGAGTCCCAAAAATCAACGCCTCCAATGGTGTTCTTCACTTTCTGTGTGAGGGGAGAGTCCGCCAAGTAAAGATAGAGAACTTTTCCACGAGGTCCAAAAGGTCCTTCAATCCAAAAATGAGACATTCTCTTTGCTTCTCGGTAGAGGCGATAGGACCGGCCCCTTTTCCTTCGTATCGCAACCACACTCAGGCGAACGCCACGATTCAATATGTCCTGAAACGAGTAATATTTCCCCTTCATAAATGAAAACTTAGGTGAGCTCATACCAAACTGAGAAAGCAAACGAAGGGCCATCTCCTACTCAATAGGCGGTCTCGCAAACGCGTTGCCACCCCATGGGGTGTCTAAAACTTCGTCAATTGAAAGAGATATGAGGGCCCTGACGTTCTTTCCTTTTTGAACGTTCTTTCCCCTTTTTAAACGTAGGCCCAGGGTAAAACGGCTAATGAGGTAACCACACTTCCGCATGATTTTGAGGGCAAATAGGCCATGTCCTTTTGTCCATGGGCCTGCCATTTGAGACACCTTTATGGCTCGGTTAATTACCTCAGACAGAATCTATAGGTGCTCGATCAATAGCCTATGGCAATCAAGAGTTTCTGGATTTTCCGGAGGAACTAATTCTTCAAGTTCTTTGCGTTCATCATTTGATGTCTTTGAATTCTCTATTCGATTTTTAAGATAAGAGCGAATCAATCCAAGCAAAGTAATACTGAGAGAATGGTCTTGTTCGCTGAGAGATTCAATCTGATCTATCTTGAGGATCTTCGGAATGACTTCTCGAACTTCTGCGGGATTTCTACTCATAAGCAGTTTTATTATCTTTTGCGAGCCGCCTTGTACCTCAGAGCTGACAAAAGATGTTCGTTACCCTGGACACTTGAATCGCCTTGCATTGCATTCAAGCCTTCTTGGATAACCTCTTCTGGATCTTCCGAAATATAAGAAAGCGCTCGATCTACTAGATTATAGTAGTCTTCCGATTGCTTTGCCAGCCGACTGCCGTCCAGTAATCCGCGCACCACTGGAGCGATTACCGTGTGAGGCTTTTCAGATTGAAAAATGGAATCAAGGTGGGAGATCATTTCTGGTAAACTTCTTTTCAAAAATGCCTTGACCGCAACTTTGCGCACCTCAGAGTCGCTATGAGTAAGGCAAAACACAATAAAGCTCAAACTGCGAGGATCGGGGTCGTCCGAAACCGCCTCAATTAATGGATTTAAAACAGAATCACTCATGCGATTACTGAACCGCCGTGCCTTTTCGAGAATTTCATAATGACGGCTATCATGGAGAGGGATCCTTTTGTCCGCAAAAAGCGCCGATAAAACAGCTCCACGTACAGTCTTTGGGAAATCAAGCTGAAGCACTTGATCCAAATGAGACCAAATCTGAGCAATATCACTTTTCAAATATTCAGCGACAGCGGCCTTTCGCAAATCATTACCTGAATCCGCCATTGATCTTAAGATATACTTCATCGGAACTGGTCGACCTGATTCCCTCAGCCATACAAATACAGGATATATTGCCCGGGCAGAAGTGCCATCCGGGGGAAGAGAAAAGGCTCTTTCTACAACATGGTTCAAATCTGCAGGACTCAGTCTTGCATCTCTAACCAAAGCATTCAGATAAAAGTCGGTTCCTCCAAAATAATCGGTTCTCTGCTCAAACATTTGATCGAGAAAAGAGAGGATCGTATGGATTTCCCGCTTGAAAAGGATTTCAACTGCCTTAGCTTTGATCTTCTCATTCCAATTTTGTTTGAGCGTTTGTCGAATATTTTCTAAAGTTTCAGCCGTTTTTATGCCCTCGACGGCTTCTAGGTAGATAAATCTGGCTTGGCTTGATCCGGACCCTCGCTCACTGGACTCGAAAGTAGCAGTGAGCAATTCTGAATACCCGGGAACTCCTGGCGAAATTCGTCCTTTGTTTAGCAATGCATCGGAATAACGTGCAATATTACTCACTGATCCCTTGGAAAAAATCGTTTTGGAAAAACTTAAAGCCTCAGGTGTTTCTCGGTCAAGTACGGCTTCCACGATATAGGACTTTACATCTTCGCTTTTCGTTAAAACGAATATGTTTTCAAGGATATTCAAAAGTTGTGGGTCGTTCCTTTGCCTTAAGATATCAATAGCTGGAATTATAACTGCGGCTTGAGACTTGAATTCAAGAGATCGATTGAGGACAGATTCGTATTCATCACTGCCCTGTTGAAGCCTGCCATCCGTTAACAATCGGGACACGATCGGGCCTATGACCGAAATTGGATAAT encodes:
- a CDS encoding DegT/DnrJ/EryC1/StrS family aminotransferase, which translates into the protein MSLPFIDLKAQYNSLKDQIDARIQTVLNHGQYIMGPEVEECEKALQNFLGCQYAITCASGTDAALMSMMALNIGPGDEVITTAFSFIATIETIVLVGATPVMVDIDPATFNMDVHQIESAITEKTKAIVPVSLYGQPADMDEINSIAAKHRLHVIEDAAQSFGAPYKSKRSGNLSEIGITSFFPAKPLGCYGDGGAIFTNNSDWAEKLKRIRNHGQSQRYHHPLVGLNGRLDTLQCAILLPKIERYPWEIEQRQRIAKNYSEAFSQMELAIPFVRADRESVWAQYTLRVPRREQFQKRMNELGIPTAVHYPSTMADQPAYQKISRVHDISEARKASQQVVSLPIYPDMSPQIQDKIIESVRQSL